The proteins below come from a single Miscanthus floridulus cultivar M001 chromosome 1, ASM1932011v1, whole genome shotgun sequence genomic window:
- the LOC136543741 gene encoding KH domain-containing protein At4g18375-like, with product MAGHRNSHGKRHSDYTENGGGKRRNPGDDTYAPGPDDTVYRYLCASRKIGSIIGRGGEIAKQLRTETQAKIRIGESVPGCEERVITIFSSSRKTNTIDDAEDKVCPAQDALFRVHERLATDESLGNEDGEEISPQVTVRLLVPSDQIGCILGKGGQIIQGIRSETGAQIRVLSNDHIPACAISGDELLQISGDTVVVRKALHQVSSRLHDNPSKSQHLLASSLTQPYPGSTHLGGSSTAPVVGITPVIPPYGGYKGDAAGDWSSLYQPRRDESSAKEFSLRLLCAAANVGGVIGKGGGIIKQIRQESGALIKVASSNSDPDDDCIITVSAKEFFEDPVSPTIDAAVRLQPRCSEKSDSESAEQSYTTRLLVSTSRIGCLIGKGGSIITEIRRTSRANIRILSKENVPKVAAEDEEMVQISGGLDVARHALVQIATRLKSNFFEREGSLSAFPSVIPYHPLPSGASDEPKYLSRDTKPVGHYLYSSAFRTSDDMIPSDSYASYGGSQALGGGYGAYSGYSARSSSSGLSGHSSLHYGKRHGY from the exons ATGGCTGGCCACCGAAACAGTCATGGAAAGCGCCACTCTGATTATACTGAAAATGGAGGCGGCAAGAGAAGAAATCCTGGTGATGATACCTATGCCCCTGGTCCAGATGACACTGTGTATCGCTACCTCTGTGCCTCTAGAAAAATTGGGAGTATCATTGGCAGGGGTGGAGAAATTGCAAAGCAGTTGAGGACTGAGACCCAAGCTAAGATCAGGATTGGCGAGAGTGTCCCTGGATGTGAGGAGCGAGTTATTACCATATTTAGCTCTAGCAGGAAAACTAATACCATCGATGATGCTGAAGATAAGGTTTGCCCTGCTCAGGATGCCCTCTTTAGAGTTCATGAGAGGCTTGCCACTGATGAGAGTCTTGGGAACGAAGACGGCGAAGAAATTTCACCTCAAGTTACTGTTCGCTTGCTTGTGCCATCAGACCAGATTGGATGCATTCTTGGAAAAGGTGGGCAGATCATCCAAGGAATCCGCAGTGAGACTGGTGCACAAATACGCGTGCTTAGTAATGATCATATCCCTGCATGTGCCATTAGCGGCGATGAACTTCTCCAG ATATCTGGAGACACGGTAGTTGTCAGAAAGGCTCTTCATCAAGTGTCATCTCGCCTCCATGACAACCCATCCAAGTCACAGCATCTTCTTGCATCCAGCTTGACCCAACCTTATCCAGGGAGCACCCACCTTGGTGGTTCCTCTACTGCACCTGTTGTAGGGATCACTCCAGTAATTCCTCCTTATGGAGGCTACAAAGGTGATGCGGCAGGAGATTGGTCCTCTTTATACCAACCACGAAGGGATGAGAGCTCTGCAAAGGAGTTTAGCTTGCGTTTACTTTGTGCTGCTGCAAATGTGGGGGGTGTAATTGGGAAGGGTGGTGGAATTATCAAACAGATCAGGCAGGAATCTGGGGCTTTAATCAAAGTGGCTAGCTCCAATTCGGACCCTGATGATGACTGCATAATTACAGTTTCTGCGAAAGAG TTCTTTGAAGATCCTGTATCTCCAACAATTGATGCTGCAGTTCGTTTGCAGCCTAGATGCAGCGAGAAAAGTGATTCAGAATCAGCTGAGCAGTCATATACAACACGCCTGCTGGTGTCAACATCTCGTATTGGATGCCTAATTGGCAAAGGTGGTTCAATCATTACTGAGATACGAAGAACATCCAGAGCAAATATACGCATTCTTTCAAAAGAAAATGTTCCAAAGGTAGCAGCAGAAGATGAAGAGATGGTTCAG ATCAGTGGAGGCCTTGATGTTGCAAGACATGCTCTTGTGCAAATAGCTACAAGGCTGAAATCCAATTTCTTTGAAAGAGAGGGCTCTTTATCTGCATTTCCATCTGTGATCCCTTACCATCCTTTGCCTTCTGGTGCTTCGGATGAACCAAAATATCTAAGCAGAGACACTAAGCCTGTTGGGCATTATCTATATTCAAGTGCTTTTCGTACATCGGATGACATGATTCCTTCTGACAGCTATGCAAGTTATGGCGGCTCCCAG GCACTTGGAGGAGGATATGGGGCTTACAGCGGATACAGTGCCCGCTCCTCTAGTAGTGG GTTATCTGGTCATAGTTCTCTTCACTATGGAAAGCGTCATGGTTATTAG